A single region of the Enterococcus mundtii genome encodes:
- the manA gene encoding mannose-6-phosphate isomerase, class I: MQEPLFLKPVFQEKIWGGSRLRTVFGFDIPNDKIGEDWAISAHPHGVSVVENGPFKGWKLDDLWKEHKELFGHPTEPVFPLLIKILDAEDDLSVQVHPDDAYGMAHEGELGKTECWYIIDAEPGAEIIYGHHAKTREELAEMIQDSRWDDLLKKVPVKKGDFFYVPSGTIHAIGKGIMILETQQSSDTTYRVYDYDRKDDQGNTRELHIQQSVDVTTVPAKAPELQIKEIRQGNSSIVTYVETEFFNVYEWDIKGITSFKKQAPYTLMTVIDGAGELVIGNQTYSLEKGTSAILPSDITEWKVQGELSIIASEPGKK; the protein is encoded by the coding sequence ATGCAAGAACCATTATTTTTAAAACCTGTTTTTCAAGAAAAAATCTGGGGAGGCAGTCGCTTACGTACTGTTTTTGGCTTTGATATCCCAAATGATAAAATTGGGGAAGATTGGGCAATCAGTGCGCATCCTCATGGCGTGAGTGTCGTTGAAAATGGCCCATTCAAAGGCTGGAAACTAGATGATCTATGGAAAGAACATAAAGAATTATTCGGCCATCCAACAGAACCAGTTTTTCCGTTATTGATCAAAATCTTAGATGCAGAAGATGATCTATCTGTTCAAGTCCATCCAGATGATGCTTATGGTATGGCACATGAAGGAGAGCTAGGAAAAACAGAGTGCTGGTACATCATTGATGCCGAACCAGGTGCAGAGATCATCTATGGTCATCATGCAAAAACACGTGAAGAATTAGCCGAAATGATCCAAGATAGTCGCTGGGATGACTTATTGAAAAAAGTTCCTGTCAAAAAAGGTGATTTTTTCTACGTACCAAGTGGAACGATCCATGCAATTGGTAAAGGGATCATGATTTTAGAAACACAACAAAGTTCAGACACAACTTATCGTGTTTATGATTATGATCGCAAAGACGACCAAGGAAACACTCGGGAATTACACATCCAACAATCAGTCGACGTAACAACAGTACCAGCAAAAGCTCCTGAATTACAGATCAAAGAGATCCGTCAAGGGAACTCTTCGATCGTCACTTACGTAGAAACAGAATTTTTCAACGTCTACGAGTGGGACATCAAAGGGATCACATCCTTTAAAAAACAAGCACCGTATACATTGATGACAGTTATTGATGGTGCGGGAGAATTGGTGATAGGTAACCAAACCTACTCACTAGAAAAAGGAACAAGTGCGATCTTACCAAGCGATATCACGGAGTGGAAAGTTCAAGGAGAACTTTCGATCATCGCTTCTGAGCCAGGAAAAAAATAA
- a CDS encoding serine hydrolase domain-containing protein, which translates to MYAKTKEYILKKMNEGYYPGVVAAFMKGDQIKKVIAGDAQIIPIIRPMTEDLLFDAASLTKVIATTSLVLRLIEDGKVELDEPLHTYLPTFENQTITIRHLLTHTSDIQTFIPDRDRLSQTELIEAYLKLQPGDQLGIEVRYTDAGTILLGLMLEEIFQEEAVELFEEQVLAPLGMMNSLFLPRPSERIVPTEQLPSGEVIHGLTHDPKARVLAEHAGNAGLFIDLADCEKFVRMYLQYGKLDSGHFLEETTIRSLLADHTPTGKGGRSLGWDLKQDKKDGHPLLFHTGYTGTFLLIDPIDQEAFIFLSNRLHPNDHREEYLKCRDEIIEIYLQEKALH; encoded by the coding sequence ATGTACGCTAAAACGAAAGAATATATACTAAAAAAAATGAATGAGGGATATTATCCAGGGGTCGTCGCTGCTTTTATGAAAGGGGATCAGATTAAAAAAGTGATCGCAGGTGATGCGCAGATCATTCCTATAATCAGACCAATGACCGAAGATTTGCTCTTTGATGCAGCCTCCCTGACAAAAGTGATTGCAACGACAAGTCTGGTCTTGCGATTGATCGAAGACGGGAAAGTTGAATTAGATGAACCTTTGCATACGTACTTGCCGACTTTTGAGAATCAAACGATCACGATTCGCCACTTATTGACACATACCTCAGACATCCAGACATTTATTCCTGATCGAGATCGTCTATCACAAACAGAATTGATTGAAGCTTATTTGAAACTTCAACCAGGCGATCAATTAGGAATCGAAGTTCGCTATACGGATGCAGGCACGATTCTTTTAGGATTGATGCTAGAGGAGATTTTCCAGGAAGAGGCGGTCGAGCTTTTTGAAGAGCAAGTACTAGCACCGTTAGGAATGATGAATAGCTTATTCTTACCACGTCCTTCAGAACGGATCGTTCCGACTGAACAACTTCCTTCTGGTGAGGTGATCCATGGCTTGACCCATGATCCAAAAGCACGAGTGTTAGCAGAACATGCAGGTAATGCTGGTCTATTTATTGATCTTGCGGATTGTGAGAAGTTTGTCCGGATGTATCTGCAATACGGAAAGTTAGATTCTGGTCATTTTTTGGAAGAGACAACCATCCGTTCCTTATTGGCTGATCATACGCCAACTGGTAAAGGTGGTCGCTCACTCGGATGGGATTTAAAACAAGATAAAAAGGATGGCCATCCATTACTATTCCATACAGGCTATACAGGGACATTTCTATTGATCGACCCAATCGATCAAGAAGCCTTCATTTTTCTGTCCAATCGCCTACATCCAAACGATCATCGGGAAGAATATCTAAAATGTCGGGATGAAATCATTGAAATTTATTTACAAGAGAAAGCGTTACACTGA
- the rbsD gene encoding D-ribose pyranase, protein MKKTKVINSDISRVIAQMGHFDKLSIGDAGMPVPMTTEKIDLAVTQGVPSFMEVLRNVLSELEVQRIYLAEEIKKENPDILLEIQKEMPETPITFIPHSEMKTELNNCHAFIRTGEMTPYANILLESGVVF, encoded by the coding sequence ATGAAAAAAACGAAAGTAATCAATTCTGATATCTCACGAGTGATTGCACAAATGGGACATTTTGATAAATTGAGTATTGGAGATGCAGGAATGCCTGTACCTATGACCACTGAAAAAATCGATTTAGCAGTCACGCAAGGGGTTCCTAGCTTTATGGAAGTCTTACGCAATGTGTTGTCAGAATTAGAGGTGCAACGTATTTATCTAGCAGAGGAAATCAAAAAAGAGAATCCTGACATCCTTCTAGAAATCCAAAAAGAAATGCCGGAGACACCGATCACGTTTATTCCGCATAGTGAAATGAAAACCGAGTTAAACAATTGTCACGCATTTATTCGCACAGGTGAGATGACTCCTTATGCGAATATCTTGTTAGAAAGTGGCGTCGTATTCTAA
- the rbsU gene encoding ribose/proton symporter RbsU, whose product MNATALLIGLGPLLGWGLYPTIASKIGGRPVNQILGSTIGTLIFALIFALINGIALPSGMDLVFSILSGVGWATAQIITFQSFTLIGSSRAMPITTAFQLLGASLWGVFALGNWPGTTAKILGGLALILIILGAWMTVWTEKKTKENSSLLKKAVLLLAVGEIGYWAYSAAPQATTIDGMHAFLPQAMGMVLVAIIYTAVLSMKVHEKSAFTEVVSYKQIFSGFFFAFAALTYLISAQPNMNGLATGFILSQTSVVLATLTGIWFLGQKKTKKEMTVTIIGLVLILAAATMTVLI is encoded by the coding sequence ATGAATGCAACAGCATTATTGATCGGATTAGGACCATTACTAGGTTGGGGACTTTATCCAACGATTGCTTCGAAGATCGGTGGACGTCCTGTGAACCAGATTTTAGGATCAACAATAGGAACTTTGATATTCGCACTTATTTTTGCCCTGATCAATGGCATAGCACTGCCATCTGGAATGGATCTTGTCTTTTCTATTCTTTCCGGTGTAGGCTGGGCGACTGCTCAAATCATTACTTTTCAATCTTTCACACTGATTGGCTCGTCACGTGCAATGCCTATCACCACAGCTTTTCAATTACTTGGGGCTTCATTATGGGGTGTTTTTGCGCTAGGCAATTGGCCAGGAACGACAGCGAAGATTCTTGGTGGATTAGCATTGATCTTGATTATTTTAGGCGCATGGATGACTGTTTGGACTGAGAAAAAAACCAAAGAAAATAGCAGTCTACTGAAAAAAGCGGTTTTATTATTAGCAGTCGGAGAGATTGGGTATTGGGCATATTCCGCAGCACCTCAAGCAACAACCATCGACGGAATGCACGCTTTCTTGCCACAAGCAATGGGGATGGTCTTAGTGGCGATCATCTACACCGCTGTATTAAGTATGAAAGTGCATGAAAAATCAGCATTTACGGAAGTTGTTTCTTATAAACAAATTTTTTCTGGCTTCTTTTTTGCCTTTGCTGCATTGACCTATTTGATTTCTGCACAACCAAATATGAATGGTTTGGCAACGGGCTTCATCCTATCGCAAACTTCTGTTGTTCTAGCAACCTTGACTGGTATCTGGTTCTTAGGTCAAAAGAAAACGAAAAAAGAAATGACTGTCACGATCATTGGCTTGGTCCTTATCTTAGCTGCCGCAACGATGACTGTTTTGATATAA
- the rbsK gene encoding ribokinase — translation MNTVTVIGSINLDRTIRVTYMPKPGETIHTKETFSAGGGKGANQAVAARRSEAKTYFIGGVGKDEAGKTMTELLEQEEIDLSGVATLENQATGQAYIIVDDQGENSIMIHAGANNAFTVAQVQENKTIIQKSDFIIAQFESAIEPTIEAFKIAREAGVKTILNPAPALENVPDELLAVTDMIIPNETETEILTGITITDEKSLKEAAQVFHGLGIEAVIITIGSKGAYYDIADGASGIVPAFKVHAVDTTAAGDTFIGAMSSVLAKDFSNLEEAIRYGNKASSVTVQRFGAQPSIPYKHELI, via the coding sequence ATGAATACTGTTACAGTTATCGGAAGCATCAATTTAGATCGAACCATCCGTGTGACTTATATGCCAAAACCTGGAGAAACGATCCATACGAAAGAAACTTTTTCAGCTGGTGGAGGAAAGGGAGCCAACCAAGCGGTTGCTGCTAGACGTTCGGAGGCAAAAACTTACTTTATTGGTGGCGTGGGTAAAGACGAAGCAGGAAAAACGATGACAGAATTACTTGAACAAGAAGAAATTGATTTATCTGGTGTAGCGACATTAGAAAATCAAGCGACTGGACAAGCGTATATCATTGTTGATGACCAAGGTGAAAATAGTATCATGATCCATGCTGGTGCAAACAATGCGTTTACCGTAGCACAAGTACAAGAAAATAAAACAATCATCCAAAAAAGTGATTTTATTATTGCTCAGTTTGAAAGCGCTATAGAACCGACGATCGAAGCATTCAAAATCGCTCGAGAAGCTGGCGTGAAAACGATCTTGAATCCGGCACCGGCGCTAGAAAATGTTCCTGACGAGTTATTAGCAGTAACGGATATGATCATTCCAAATGAAACAGAAACGGAGATCTTAACAGGCATTACTATTACCGATGAAAAAAGTCTAAAAGAGGCGGCACAAGTCTTTCATGGATTAGGTATTGAAGCGGTGATCATCACGATCGGAAGTAAAGGCGCTTATTATGATATTGCTGACGGCGCTAGTGGGATCGTACCAGCTTTTAAAGTCCATGCAGTAGATACAACGGCTGCTGGGGATACCTTTATTGGCGCGATGAGCAGTGTATTAGCCAAAGACTTCAGTAACCTAGAAGAAGCAATCCGCTATGGTAATAAAGCCTCTTCTGTGACTGTTCAACGTTTTGGTGCACAGCCTTCTATTCCGTATAAACATGAATTAATCTGA
- a CDS encoding VOC family protein, whose translation MKVFDLGSTTYLKSIAIRVKDRDKMIEFYRDTIGFDLKREENELAIFGTVENDSEMLLLEESPRANDHFGEIKKLNRFSLIIPTLEEMADVLYRIRQTNQTIEEALESDGRIGILLKDPEGNMLEIYHEETHTSQEQAVEQLDQEALLRQSNERFKKLSAGTYFQKVHLNVLDMEKEREFLSELLGLTVHKEEEKEFILNKGDFHVGLTQAESPVIALPTDEILGLDFLKFVVDPESMQRLIAHLNTETIDFYIDKKQKVLTLYDAIGIEWWFVDETKATNVIQ comes from the coding sequence ATGAAAGTTTTTGATTTGGGGTCTACTACTTATTTGAAAAGTATTGCGATACGTGTAAAAGACCGTGATAAAATGATCGAGTTTTATAGAGACACGATTGGTTTCGATTTAAAGAGAGAAGAAAATGAATTAGCGATTTTCGGTACAGTAGAAAATGACAGCGAGATGTTATTATTAGAGGAAAGTCCACGAGCAAATGATCACTTTGGGGAAATCAAAAAGCTCAATCGCTTTTCTTTGATCATTCCAACATTAGAAGAAATGGCAGATGTGCTGTATCGCATTCGCCAAACGAATCAAACGATCGAAGAAGCACTGGAAAGTGATGGCAGAATCGGTATTTTATTGAAAGATCCTGAAGGCAATATGTTAGAGATCTATCATGAAGAGACTCATACTTCACAAGAACAAGCGGTGGAACAATTAGACCAAGAAGCACTATTAAGACAATCAAATGAACGCTTTAAGAAATTATCTGCTGGTACTTATTTCCAAAAAGTCCACCTAAATGTACTAGATATGGAAAAGGAACGAGAATTTTTATCAGAGCTTTTAGGTCTGACTGTGCATAAAGAGGAAGAAAAAGAATTTATCTTGAATAAAGGTGATTTTCATGTAGGACTGACTCAAGCTGAGAGTCCAGTGATTGCCTTACCGACTGATGAAATCTTAGGATTAGACTTTTTGAAATTTGTTGTTGACCCAGAGAGTATGCAACGTCTGATTGCACATTTGAACACAGAAACGATCGATTTTTACATTGACAAAAAACAAAAAGTTTTGACTTTGTATGATGCAATTGGCATCGAATGGTGGTTCGTGGACGAAACAAAAGCAACTAATGTTATCCAATGA
- a CDS encoding PTS transporter subunit EIIC has product MIMPNLSIFIAWGLLSIVSNIVSGDLHQTLAHVSDWLIYLLLPILISYSGAKIFDQKAAVAGGIAVIGMIVVSDLPQLFGAMIIGLITGGIFHWVDRWLVPKIKPGYEMLLNNLMIGLIGGGVCLLGILVIQPIVEGSLSYVGRFVYWLIEQHLLPVVSLVLEPLKVLFLNNVINHGILTPLGMEMTQHAGHSILFLMEANPGPGIGILSAFLFAADREKSVKAGGALMIQAVGGIHEIYFPFVLMQPALFFAVMIGGATGTFVFQLFASGLNAPVSPGSLVIILGNTPPSQLAGVILGIILSALATFICAILLLRKTKPVESILPERSQLMNHEAVNQIIFACDAGMGSSAMGAAILKKKLHAQGIDIPISYTSIYSLKNHQKQLVIVQSAFQSLAQEKAKESQIIAVEHFLEVESYLPLIKQQLHEINSEPQIKKQQEVKQPRTRVVFLYQGNRRGSQTMGMTILMKLAKEYQVDLSVEKTAVEDLVPEKEVVYLANERMAKTYQLEQQVEHLLIIDHFVSTKAYLSLVKEVD; this is encoded by the coding sequence ATGATCATGCCAAATCTAAGTATTTTTATTGCTTGGGGTTTGTTATCGATTGTATCAAATATCGTATCAGGTGATTTGCATCAAACGCTTGCACATGTCAGTGATTGGCTGATTTATCTGTTATTGCCTATTTTGATCAGTTACTCTGGAGCAAAGATTTTTGATCAAAAAGCAGCTGTAGCAGGTGGGATTGCTGTCATCGGTATGATAGTAGTTTCTGATCTTCCACAACTATTCGGAGCGATGATCATCGGTTTGATCACGGGAGGTATTTTTCACTGGGTGGATCGTTGGTTGGTGCCGAAAATCAAACCTGGCTATGAGATGTTGCTGAATAACTTGATGATCGGTCTAATCGGTGGGGGTGTCTGTCTGTTAGGCATACTGGTCATCCAACCAATTGTTGAAGGTAGTTTGTCTTATGTTGGACGCTTTGTTTATTGGCTCATTGAACAACATTTGTTACCAGTGGTCAGTTTAGTGTTGGAACCGTTAAAGGTCTTATTTTTGAATAATGTCATCAATCACGGCATCTTGACACCTTTAGGAATGGAGATGACACAACATGCGGGGCATTCGATCTTATTTTTGATGGAAGCCAATCCTGGGCCAGGAATAGGGATTTTAAGTGCATTCTTGTTTGCTGCTGATCGAGAAAAAAGTGTCAAAGCAGGTGGAGCATTGATGATCCAAGCTGTCGGAGGAATCCATGAGATTTATTTTCCTTTTGTCTTGATGCAACCTGCGCTTTTTTTTGCCGTTATGATTGGAGGAGCAACAGGAACGTTTGTGTTCCAACTGTTTGCTAGTGGGTTGAATGCTCCGGTTTCACCAGGTTCATTGGTGATTATTTTAGGGAATACACCACCTTCACAATTAGCAGGTGTCATTTTAGGTATTATTCTCAGTGCGCTTGCTACGTTTATTTGTGCCATACTGTTATTGAGAAAAACGAAACCTGTGGAATCGATCCTCCCAGAAAGGAGCCAACTGATGAATCATGAAGCGGTCAACCAAATCATCTTTGCTTGCGATGCCGGGATGGGTTCTAGTGCAATGGGCGCAGCCATTTTGAAGAAAAAACTGCATGCGCAAGGGATAGATATACCTATAAGCTATACCTCTATTTATAGTCTGAAGAATCATCAGAAACAATTGGTGATCGTACAAAGTGCCTTTCAATCTTTAGCACAAGAAAAAGCCAAAGAGAGTCAGATCATTGCTGTCGAACATTTTTTAGAAGTTGAGTCGTATCTACCATTGATCAAGCAGCAACTTCATGAAATAAACAGTGAACCTCAGATCAAAAAGCAACAAGAAGTTAAACAACCTAGAACCAGAGTTGTGTTTTTATACCAAGGAAATCGACGAGGCTCACAAACGATGGGGATGACGATTTTAATGAAGCTAGCCAAGGAATATCAGGTCGATCTATCTGTAGAAAAAACAGCCGTTGAAGACCTAGTACCCGAAAAAGAAGTGGTATATCTTGCGAATGAAAGAATGGCAAAGACGTATCAACTGGAACAACAAGTGGAGCATTTGTTGATCATTGATCATTTTGTCAGTACCAAAGCCTATCTATCATTAGTAAAGGAAGTGGACTAA